Within Candidatus Zixiibacteriota bacterium, the genomic segment ACAGCACCGACCAGGGCCTGTCCGAAGAATTCACCGCCTCGGCGGAAAATAAACTGGAGGATATCTTCCGCGAATAGCTGCGGCCGGAATCGCAGCGGCAGCACCAGGAAGGACTATGCCGAGCTCTAAAGAATTAGGGACAATGCTCGTCGACGCCGGCAAGATCACCGGCGACCAGCTCACCAAGGCCCTCGCCCTGGTGGAGCAGGGCAAGGGCCGCATCGAACAGGTCCTCGTGCAGATCGGCGCTGTGCCGGATGAAGAAGATATCACCAACTTCATCGGCAAACAGCTCAACATCGGCGCGATCCGCCTCTCCGATCTCGAGCTCAATCCCGATATCGTCAAGCTGATCCCCAACGACATTGCCCGCAAGTTCAATGTCATTGCGGTCAGCAAACTCGGCAAAACCCTGGTCGTCGCAATCAGCGATCCCAACAATATCTATGTGCTCGATGCGATCAAATTCATCACCGGCTGCACCGTGCAACCGGTTATCTCGCCCGAACCCGCCATCCAGAAGGCGGTCGAGCACTACTATTCCAATTCCTCGCAGTACACCGAAATTCTCAAGGGCCTCGAAGATTCCGAAATCGAGGTCATTACCGCGGGCGACGATGATATCAACGTCATGGAGCTGCAATCGGCGGTGCAGGACAAACCGCTGGTCAAGCTCGTCGACTCGATTATCGCCGAAGCCGTCCGCAAGGGCGCCTCGGATATTCACATCGAAACCTATGAGAAGCGGCTGCGCCTGCGCTACCGCATCGACGGCGATTTGATCGAAATGGCGCCGCTCCCCTTCAAGTACCGCGCGGCCATCGTCAGCCGCGTCAAGATCATGGCCGATCTCGATATTTCCGAGCGCCGTTTACCCCAGGACGGACGCATCAAAATCAAAATCAGCGACCGCGCGATTGACCTCCGCGTATCGGTCCTGCCGACCATCTTCGGCGAAAAAGTCGTGATGCGTATTCTCGACCCGAAAGCCCTGATGCACGATCTCACCCATCTCGGCTTCCCGGAACTCTCGCTCAAGAAATTCGACAAGGCGATTCACCTGCCGTACGGCATTATCCTCGTCACCGGCCCGACCGGTTCCGGTAAGACGACGACCCTGTACTCGGCGCTCAAGGCAATCAACACCGTCGACGTCAACATCATGACCGCCGAAGACCCGGTCGAATTCAACTTCGAAGGCATCAACCAGGTCGCGGTCAAGCCCGATATCGGCCTGACCTTCGCCGCCGCGCTCCGGTCGTTCCTGCGCCAGGACCCGGATATCGTCATGGTCGGCGAAATCCGCGACGGCGAAACCGCCGAAATCGCCATCCGCGCTTCGCTCACCGGGCACCTGGTTTTCAGCACCCTGCACACGAACGATGCGCCCTCGTCGATCAACCGTCTGATCGACATGGGCATTCCCAATTACCTCGTCGCTTCTGCCGCCAAGTTGATCATGGCCCAGCGTATGGTGCGCAAGATCTGTAAGCGCTGTCGCGAAGAGGTCAAGACTGAATCGGAAGTCCTCTTGCGCCTGGGTGTGCCCGAGGCCGAAATCAAGGGCTTCAAGGTCTACGAGGGCAAAGGCTGCTCCGAATGCAACAACACCGGTCTCGCCGGACGAACCGGATTATTCGAAGTGATGGAAATCACTCCCGAAGTCGAGCGCCTCATCCTCGAGAATGCGCCGACCCCGGACATTCAGGCCCAGGCCATCAAGGAAGGCATGCATACGCTGCGCATGGCCGGCATCGAAAAAGTTAAACTCGGCGTCACGACCATCGAACAGGTCCTGGGCGAGACGTCATAGCGCCGCTGACACGGAAAGAGATTCAGAACTGAGGATATTGCCATGATTAACTTGCGCGAATTGCTCGAGATCCTGCTCGAACGGAAAGGCTCCGACCTGCACCTGTCGGTCGGCTCGCCGCCCCAGGTCCGCGTCGACGGCCGCCTGATTCCACTCGACATGGACGTGCTGACGCCGGAAACCACCAAGAAGCTGGCCTACAGCATGATGTCCGAAAAGCAGAAACAGCGCTTCGAGGAAAACAACGAACTCGATATGTCGTTCGGCATCGAGAATATGAGCCGCTTCCGCGTCAACGTCTATATGCAGCGCGGCAATATCTCCGTCGCCCTGCGCCAGATTCCGTTCAAGGTGCCGACCTTCGAAGAACTCGGCATCGACAAAACCATCGTTGAATTCGCCAACGTTCCCAAAGGCCTTGTCCTGATCACCGGGCCGACCGGTTCCGGTAAGTCGACGACCCTGGCGGCGCTGATCGACAAGATCAATCGCGAACGCAAGGCGCATATCCTGACCGTCGAAGATCCGATCGAATACTTGCACCGCCACCAAAGTTGTCTGGTCAACCAGCGCGAAGTCGGTGCCGATACCCGCTCCTTTGCGGCGGCGCTCAAGTACGCGCTGCGGCAGGACCCCGACGTTGTCCTGATCGGCGAAATGCGCGACCTCGAGACCGTGTCCGAGGCGCTCAACATTTCCGAGACCGGCCATCTGACCTTCGCCACCTTGCACACCAACTCCTGCGCGGAAACCATCAACCGTGTCATCGACGTCTTCCCGGTTAACCAGCAGGAGCAGATTCGCGTGACGCTCTCCTTCGTGCTGCAAGGTGTCGTGTCGCAGCAGCTGGTGCCGCGCATCGGCGGCGGCCGCGTCCTGGCCACCGAAATCATGGTCTGCACGCCCGCCATCCGCGCCCTGATTCGCGACGATAAGATTCACCAGATCTATAGCATGCTGCAATCCGGCCAGAAGTACGGCATGAAGACGATGAACATGTCGCTGGCCGAACTCTACCTGGCGCGTAAGATCACGATCGGCGAGGCGATGTCCCGTTCGTCCAACGTGCAGGAACTCAACGAAATCCTCTCGCGCGTGCAGACGGTCGCGGAAGTGCATCGTTAACGAAGATAACTGGAGGTTGTTATGCCGGTTTTTGAATACAAAGGCAAGACGGTCACCGGTTCGCAGGTCGAAGGCGAACTGAAAGTCAAAGACCGCGCCGAACTCGATCGCATTCTGCGCCGCAACAAGATCCTGGTCGACAAGGTTTCCAAGAAGCCGTCGCAGATCCAGATCAAGATCGGCTCGGGCATTAAGAAAGTGCACATCTCCCGCTTCACGCGCCAGTTCGCGACCATGATCGGCGCCGGTCTCCCGATGGTGCAGTGCCTGGATATTCTCTCCAAGCAGATGGATTCCCAGGAATTCTGCAAGATCATCGGCGACATCAAGGACGCCGTCTCATCCGGTTCGACGCTCTCGGAGGCGATGGGCAAGCATAAAAAGGTCTTCGACGAGCTCTACGTTAACATGGTCGAGGCCGGCGAAATGGGCGGCGCCCTCGACACGATTCTCGTCCGCCTCGCCAACTATCGCGAAAAAGCCGACGCGCTGACCCGCAAGGTCAAGGGCGCTCTGGTCTATCCGGCGATTGTGTCGCTGGTCGCGACCGGCGTGACGATCGCGATGTTGACCTTTATCGTGCCGATCTTCGCCAAGATGTTCGCCAATCTCGGCGCCGAGCTGCCCGGCCCGACCCAGTTCGTGCTCGGCATCTCGCATTTTTTGCAGAACTATTTCCTGGTGATCCTCGGCGCGCTGGTACTGCTCTTCGTCGGCTTCAAGATCATGATGCGCAACGAAGAAGGCCGCTTCCAGTTCGACAAGTTTATGCTCAGGACCCCGGTCTTCGGCGACCTGATCCGCAAATCCGCGGTTGCGCGCTTCACCCGCACCCTCGGCACGCTGATCCAGTCCGGCGTCACCATTCTCGACGCCCTCGAAATCACCGCCAAAACCGCGGGTAACAAGGTACTCCAGCGGGCGATCAAGAAATCGGTGCTGTCGATCGCCGAAGGCGATACCATCACCAACCCGCTGAAGGAATCGGGCGTGTTTCCGCCGATGGTGATCCAGATGATTGGCGTCGGTGAAAAAACTGGCGGTCTCGACGAAATGCTGTCCAAGATCGCCGACTTCTACGATGAGGAAGTTGATGCGGCTGTCAGCGCCCTGACCTCGATGATCGAACCGATCATCATCGTCTTTATGGGTATCGTGATCGGCGGCATCCTGATCGCCATGTACTTGCCGATGTTCGACATTATTGGCAAGATCAACTAAGCGTCCGTTCGGCAGACAACCTTCGACAGAGGCCACCTCCGCTTGAGCGGAGGTGGCTTCTTCATGACGATGAAACAGCGTAAGAAAAAGCTCAAGGAAGAGTTGCGCAGCTTCTGGTTTATCCCGCTGCGCCTCTCGATCTTCCTGTTGCTCTTCGGCGCCGTCGTCCTCAACGAAAGCACCCAGCGCCAGAATTTCTGGCCGTTCCTGCTTTACTCGCTGGCCACGCTGCTGTTCCTGCTCGTCATCGAGATCGACGCCCGCTTCTTCCGCCCCGGCTTCCTGCGGACAATCATTTTCGTTCACTTCGCCTTCGAACTGCTCGCCGAGGGCGCCATTATCCAGAGCGCCGGCCAGTTGACGGTGCAGTATTCCATCCTGTTCCTGCTCACCATCGTCTCGGCCAGCCTGATCTACAAGCTCGTCGGGACGATCACCATCGCCACGCTGGCGTCGCTGACCTACGCCTTCACCTCCAGCCTCAATCGGCTCTTTGAGAAAGGCGAGGCCATCTCCTTCGACACCTTCCGCATCACCGTGCAGGGCAATGACGACGTCTTCTACGCCATCTTCATCCACGTCTGCACCTTCTACCTGGTCGCCTTTATCTCCGGCTTCCTCGCGCAAAAACTTCGCGCCAAGGAAGGCGAACTGACGCACGCTTCGGAAGAACTTGAGCGCGTTCAGCTCGACACGGACGACATTCTGCAAAATCTCCATTCCGGTCTCGTCACCGTCGATGCCGCCGGCCGCATCGTCTATTTCAACCGCGCCGCCGAGAATATCCTCGGCTATCGCGGCATCGATGTGAAAGGGAAGAGCTTTCTGGAGGTCTTCAATCACTCCATGCCCGACTTTTGCGAGCGCGTGCTTTCGGTACTGAAGCTGGCCAAGCCGAATGTGCGCACCGAGGTGGAAATCGTCGGCAAGAATGGCCGGCGCCTGCCGCTCGGCCTCTCCGCCTCGATCCTCGGCGATGAACGCATCGGCCTCCGCGGCGTCGTCGCCGTCTTCCAGGACCTCACCGCCGCCAAGGAGATGGAACAAGCGCTGATCAAGGCGGACCGCCTCGCCGCCGTCGGTGAACTTTCGGCCCGCATCGCCCACGAAATTCGTAACCCGCTGGCCTCGATCTCCGGCTCGGTGGAAGTCCTCAAGAACGAAATCGCCTTGCAGGACGACAACGCCCGCCTGATGCAGTTGATCGTGAAAGAATCGGAGCGACTGTCGCG encodes:
- a CDS encoding type IV pilus twitching motility protein PilT encodes the protein MINLRELLEILLERKGSDLHLSVGSPPQVRVDGRLIPLDMDVLTPETTKKLAYSMMSEKQKQRFEENNELDMSFGIENMSRFRVNVYMQRGNISVALRQIPFKVPTFEELGIDKTIVEFANVPKGLVLITGPTGSGKSTTLAALIDKINRERKAHILTVEDPIEYLHRHQSCLVNQREVGADTRSFAAALKYALRQDPDVVLIGEMRDLETVSEALNISETGHLTFATLHTNSCAETINRVIDVFPVNQQEQIRVTLSFVLQGVVSQQLVPRIGGGRVLATEIMVCTPAIRALIRDDKIHQIYSMLQSGQKYGMKTMNMSLAELYLARKITIGEAMSRSSNVQELNEILSRVQTVAEVHR
- a CDS encoding PAS domain S-box protein; the protein is MTMKQRKKKLKEELRSFWFIPLRLSIFLLLFGAVVLNESTQRQNFWPFLLYSLATLLFLLVIEIDARFFRPGFLRTIIFVHFAFELLAEGAIIQSAGQLTVQYSILFLLTIVSASLIYKLVGTITIATLASLTYAFTSSLNRLFEKGEAISFDTFRITVQGNDDVFYAIFIHVCTFYLVAFISGFLAQKLRAKEGELTHASEELERVQLDTDDILQNLHSGLVTVDAAGRIVYFNRAAENILGYRGIDVKGKSFLEVFNHSMPDFCERVLSVLKLAKPNVRTEVEIVGKNGRRLPLGLSASILGDERIGLRGVVAVFQDLTAAKEMEQALIKADRLAAVGELSARIAHEIRNPLASISGSVEVLKNEIALQDDNARLMQLIVKESERLSRILNDFLSYARTGPGRSAKIEIVSVAGEVVELLRHDPRVPAGVKFEFVTAQPTDYVIGDEDQIRQVLLNILTNAVDAVAPDDGRIIVKVGLHAERVEFPAGDWLSLVITDNGCGISHDVKDKLFEPFFSRKKGGTGLGLAIVKRCVDNMKGHIEIESAPGAGAKFILYLRRYQLARDEDLAAPAPAETRATALRS
- the pilB gene encoding type IV-A pilus assembly ATPase PilB — its product is MPSSKELGTMLVDAGKITGDQLTKALALVEQGKGRIEQVLVQIGAVPDEEDITNFIGKQLNIGAIRLSDLELNPDIVKLIPNDIARKFNVIAVSKLGKTLVVAISDPNNIYVLDAIKFITGCTVQPVISPEPAIQKAVEHYYSNSSQYTEILKGLEDSEIEVITAGDDDINVMELQSAVQDKPLVKLVDSIIAEAVRKGASDIHIETYEKRLRLRYRIDGDLIEMAPLPFKYRAAIVSRVKIMADLDISERRLPQDGRIKIKISDRAIDLRVSVLPTIFGEKVVMRILDPKALMHDLTHLGFPELSLKKFDKAIHLPYGIILVTGPTGSGKTTTLYSALKAINTVDVNIMTAEDPVEFNFEGINQVAVKPDIGLTFAAALRSFLRQDPDIVMVGEIRDGETAEIAIRASLTGHLVFSTLHTNDAPSSINRLIDMGIPNYLVASAAKLIMAQRMVRKICKRCREEVKTESEVLLRLGVPEAEIKGFKVYEGKGCSECNNTGLAGRTGLFEVMEITPEVERLILENAPTPDIQAQAIKEGMHTLRMAGIEKVKLGVTTIEQVLGETS
- a CDS encoding type II secretion system F family protein — its product is MPVFEYKGKTVTGSQVEGELKVKDRAELDRILRRNKILVDKVSKKPSQIQIKIGSGIKKVHISRFTRQFATMIGAGLPMVQCLDILSKQMDSQEFCKIIGDIKDAVSSGSTLSEAMGKHKKVFDELYVNMVEAGEMGGALDTILVRLANYREKADALTRKVKGALVYPAIVSLVATGVTIAMLTFIVPIFAKMFANLGAELPGPTQFVLGISHFLQNYFLVILGALVLLFVGFKIMMRNEEGRFQFDKFMLRTPVFGDLIRKSAVARFTRTLGTLIQSGVTILDALEITAKTAGNKVLQRAIKKSVLSIAEGDTITNPLKESGVFPPMVIQMIGVGEKTGGLDEMLSKIADFYDEEVDAAVSALTSMIEPIIIVFMGIVIGGILIAMYLPMFDIIGKIN